From Ischnura elegans chromosome 13 unlocalized genomic scaffold, ioIscEleg1.1 SUPER_13_unloc_1, whole genome shotgun sequence, a single genomic window includes:
- the LOC124172255 gene encoding putative nuclease HARBI1 — translation MMCERRDVKGILLGDRGYPQLPYLYTPLANPVTAPERRYNAAHIVTRCMVERCFGIWKRRFACLSMKLRTKLETSSKIILACAVLHNVARQRREDIPDMVPDLLDRNVPVAAVHQRNQRGAAERVRFIQQHFGQE, via the exons ATGATGTGCGAAAGGAGAGATGTGAAAGGAATTTTGCTTGGGGATAGGGGATATCCACAATTGCCCTACCTGTATACACCCCTAGCTAATCCAGTGACAGCACCAGAAAGACG GTACAATGCTGCACACATTGTAACTCGGTGCATGGTGGAGAGGTGCTTTGGCATATGGAAGAGGCGATTTGCCTGCCTCTCCATGAAGCTAAGAACAAAATTAGAAACGTCATCAAAGATAATCCTGGCGTGTGCTGTACTGCATAATGTTGCTAGGCAGCGAAGGGAGGACATCCCAGACATGGTGCCAGACTTACTTGACAGAAATGTCCCAGTTGCTGCAGTTCATCAACGAAACCAAAGAGGAGCCGCTGAACGAGTGCGCTTCATTCAACAGCACTTTGGGCAAGAGTGA